A stretch of Roseibium porphyridii DNA encodes these proteins:
- a CDS encoding SspB family protein: MSEDLLRYDILIQDALRSAVKKILAEVGRTGLPGEHHFYIAFDTNAPGVRISQRLKERYPQEMTIVLQHQFWDLAIGEHAFEVGLSFGGVPEKLLVPFSAIKGFFDPSVQFALEFDPGKTAEELPEELLEAVEELAKVEQEHEDGEEKIDPSSVESATQDGVSDDKPVAIPTGDGGGEVVSLDAFRKKT, encoded by the coding sequence ATGTCTGAAGACCTTCTGCGATACGACATTTTGATCCAGGACGCGCTGCGCAGCGCCGTCAAAAAGATACTGGCCGAAGTCGGACGCACCGGCCTGCCCGGGGAACATCATTTTTACATCGCCTTCGACACCAACGCGCCAGGTGTCAGAATTTCCCAGCGTCTCAAAGAACGCTATCCGCAGGAAATGACGATTGTGCTTCAGCACCAGTTCTGGGATCTGGCGATTGGCGAACACGCGTTCGAAGTCGGTCTCTCCTTTGGCGGTGTACCGGAGAAACTTCTGGTGCCGTTCTCAGCCATCAAGGGCTTTTTCGATCCATCCGTCCAGTTCGCGCTTGAATTCGATCCAGGCAAGACAGCGGAAGAACTGCCAGAAGAACTCCTCGAAGCGGTCGAGGAATTGGCCAAGGTCGAACAGGAACACGAAGACGGCGAAGAAAAGATCGACCCAAGCTCGGTTGAATCTGCCACACAGGACGGTGTCAGCGATGACAAACCCGTTGCCATCCCCACTGGCGATGGTGGTGGGGAAGTCGTTTCACTGGATGCCTTCCGCAAGAAGACCTGA
- a CDS encoding thymidylate synthase — MQEYHDLLAKILEEGVDRGDRTGTGTRSIFGYQMRFDLSLGFPLVTTKKLHLRSIIHELLWFLAGDTNIRYLKENGVKIWDDWADENGELGPVYGYQWRSWPAPNGRSIDQIANLLTMIRTNPESRRLIVSAWNPALVDEMALPPCHSLFQFYVADGKLSCQLYQRSADVFLGVPFNIASYALLTMMVAQVTGLKPGDFVHTFGDAHLYSNHFEQAREQLKRSPRALPEMKINPDVADLFAFKFEDFELTGYDPHPHIAAPIAV, encoded by the coding sequence TTGCAGGAATATCACGATCTTCTGGCGAAAATTCTGGAAGAAGGTGTTGACCGGGGTGATCGAACCGGAACCGGAACACGTTCGATTTTCGGATACCAAATGCGCTTCGATCTCTCACTTGGCTTTCCGCTGGTCACCACCAAGAAGCTTCATTTGAGATCGATCATTCACGAGCTCCTCTGGTTTTTGGCAGGTGACACGAATATCCGTTATCTGAAAGAGAACGGTGTGAAGATTTGGGATGACTGGGCAGACGAGAACGGAGAACTCGGTCCGGTTTATGGCTATCAATGGCGCTCATGGCCGGCCCCGAACGGGCGCTCTATCGACCAGATTGCCAATCTGCTCACCATGATCCGCACCAATCCGGAGAGTCGTCGTCTGATCGTGTCAGCCTGGAATCCGGCACTCGTCGATGAAATGGCGTTGCCGCCGTGTCACTCGCTGTTTCAGTTCTATGTGGCGGACGGAAAACTGTCCTGCCAGCTCTATCAGCGTTCAGCCGATGTTTTCCTCGGCGTGCCATTCAACATCGCTTCCTATGCGTTGCTGACCATGATGGTGGCTCAGGTCACCGGGCTGAAGCCTGGGGATTTTGTACACACTTTCGGCGATGCGCATCTTTATTCAAACCACTTCGAACAGGCACGTGAGCAATTGAAGCGGTCACCGCGTGCGTTGCCGGAAATGAAGATAAACCCGGACGTTGCAGATCTTTTTGCTTTCAAGTTCGAAGATTTCGAGCTCACAGGTTACGATCCGCATCCGCATATTGCCGCGCCGATCGCGGTTTAG
- a CDS encoding multicopper oxidase family protein, translated as MDRRTFLNGSLTGATAAMLPRFSLAATADGYFELTAAKGSRRLFGDDDELSELWLYNDRLPGPEIRVKRGERVKVRFVNTLDTPTSVHWHGIRIDNAMDGVAGLTQDAVAPGESFDYDFVAPDSGTYWYHAHNMSWNQVPRGLAGPLIVADETPAFDPDCDITMMLSDWRLDEDGRLDTNSFGARHDFSHAGRLGNWLTVNGNSLPDIRLKKGHWHRLRLINSSASRILDLAPARFGARLIGLDGQLFDAPREIDDLVQLSPAQRMDLILKPETSETLPFELMTGQAFTFANFVVEDANPGSANLKLPPKNTLPEPDLENALKLPLDMAGGAMGGMRALMRTRSEDDLRQMMSEGQFWTLNDTAGMSEQPMVTVKRGQTVVLDSLNETSFPHAMHIHGHHFRVLERNGRELVHQDWRDTFTSEPNEQVKIAFVADNPGKWLIHCHMLGHAASGMMTWFEVT; from the coding sequence TTGGATCGCAGAACTTTCCTGAATGGGTCACTTACCGGAGCAACCGCAGCAATGTTGCCGCGATTTTCGCTTGCCGCGACAGCGGACGGGTATTTCGAGCTGACGGCTGCAAAAGGCAGCCGTCGCCTTTTTGGCGACGATGACGAACTTTCAGAACTGTGGCTCTATAATGATCGCCTTCCCGGTCCAGAAATCCGGGTCAAGCGCGGCGAGCGTGTGAAAGTGCGCTTCGTCAACACACTGGATACGCCAACTTCGGTCCATTGGCACGGTATTCGTATCGACAACGCCATGGACGGCGTTGCAGGACTGACGCAGGACGCTGTCGCGCCGGGCGAGAGCTTCGACTACGATTTTGTGGCGCCGGATTCTGGCACCTATTGGTATCACGCCCACAACATGAGCTGGAACCAGGTTCCGCGTGGTCTTGCCGGACCACTCATCGTCGCAGACGAAACTCCTGCCTTCGATCCTGACTGTGACATCACGATGATGCTGAGCGACTGGCGGCTGGACGAAGACGGCCGCCTCGACACAAACAGTTTTGGGGCGCGCCACGACTTTTCCCATGCAGGTCGCCTGGGCAATTGGCTGACCGTTAACGGAAACTCGCTCCCCGACATCCGATTGAAGAAGGGACATTGGCACCGTCTAAGACTGATCAACAGCTCAGCATCCCGTATCCTGGACCTTGCCCCTGCCCGCTTCGGCGCTAGACTGATCGGGCTCGATGGTCAGCTATTCGATGCCCCGAGAGAAATTGACGACCTTGTGCAGTTGTCTCCTGCGCAGCGGATGGATTTGATCTTGAAACCAGAGACGAGTGAAACGCTCCCCTTCGAGTTGATGACGGGCCAAGCTTTCACTTTCGCAAATTTTGTCGTTGAAGACGCCAATCCGGGTTCAGCCAATCTCAAGCTGCCACCAAAGAACACATTGCCTGAACCTGACCTGGAAAACGCGCTGAAGTTGCCGCTTGATATGGCAGGCGGTGCCATGGGTGGTATGCGCGCTCTGATGCGGACACGTTCGGAAGACGATCTGCGACAGATGATGTCCGAGGGGCAATTCTGGACACTCAATGATACGGCCGGCATGTCGGAGCAGCCTATGGTCACCGTAAAGCGCGGTCAGACGGTCGTATTGGACAGTCTCAATGAAACCAGCTTTCCCCACGCCATGCACATTCACGGTCACCACTTCCGAGTTCTTGAACGCAATGGCCGTGAACTGGTCCATCAGGACTGGCGCGACACGTTCACAAGCGAACCAAATGAGCAGGTAAAGATCGCATTCGTTGCCGACAATCCGGGCAAGTGGCTGATCCACTGCCACATGCTCGGCCATGCGGCATCGGGCATGATGACATGGTTTGAGGTGACTTGA
- a CDS encoding serine hydrolase domain-containing protein, whose amino-acid sequence MNFQNGLSLSPHALIAEERGFDPMIGRKLQAGEEAGLLPFLHCVLAERGGQTVLESYGKGTDENWGRPLGEVAFDAGTLHDLRSVSKSIVSLLYGIALERGDVPRLDTPILDLFPDYQDLAREPERKLRTIEHAFTMTLGMEWDEARPYTDPENSEIAMEMAPDRFRYVLERPLVAEPGTRWVYSGGATALIGEILQRGTGKTLPDFANETLFRPLGINRFEWNAGKDGTHSPASGLRLTAPDLLKIGRMVLNNGVYEGRRVIPEAWLNASLRPVVATSEGLDYGYFWFCGQAPVAALGGPTPWFAGFGNGGQRLFLCPKADIAAVVFSGNYNNWMAWIPPTRVWSEIILANLRKAA is encoded by the coding sequence ATGAATTTTCAGAACGGCCTTTCTTTGTCGCCCCATGCGCTGATTGCCGAAGAGCGTGGCTTCGATCCGATGATTGGACGAAAACTACAGGCGGGTGAGGAAGCCGGTTTGTTGCCCTTCTTGCATTGCGTACTTGCAGAGAGGGGTGGTCAGACGGTTCTGGAGAGCTATGGCAAAGGCACCGATGAAAACTGGGGCCGGCCTCTCGGTGAGGTCGCATTCGACGCGGGTACGCTTCATGATTTGAGATCCGTCTCGAAAAGCATCGTCAGCCTGCTGTACGGCATCGCCCTGGAACGGGGGGATGTGCCGCGGTTGGACACACCGATACTCGACTTGTTTCCAGACTATCAGGATCTTGCGCGAGAGCCTGAACGAAAGCTGCGGACCATCGAACATGCTTTCACCATGACGCTTGGAATGGAATGGGATGAAGCACGTCCCTATACAGACCCGGAGAACAGTGAGATTGCGATGGAAATGGCGCCGGACCGATTTCGCTATGTTCTTGAGCGCCCCCTCGTGGCCGAGCCGGGAACGCGCTGGGTCTATAGCGGTGGCGCAACCGCATTGATTGGTGAGATTCTGCAACGGGGAACAGGCAAGACTTTGCCTGACTTTGCCAATGAAACGCTGTTCAGACCACTCGGCATAAATCGGTTCGAATGGAATGCGGGTAAGGACGGGACACATTCTCCGGCCTCCGGATTGAGGCTCACGGCACCGGACCTCCTGAAAATCGGCCGGATGGTGCTCAACAACGGTGTTTACGAGGGCCGCCGTGTTATCCCGGAGGCTTGGCTCAATGCCTCGCTGCGCCCAGTCGTGGCAACAAGCGAAGGGCTGGATTATGGGTACTTCTGGTTCTGTGGGCAGGCACCGGTTGCCGCTCTAGGTGGTCCAACACCTTGGTTTGCCGGTTTCGGCAATGGCGGTCAGCGCTTGTTCCTCTGCCCAAAAGCGGACATTGCGGCGGTCGTCTTTTCAGGAAACTACAACAATTGGATGGCGTGGATCCCGCCCACACGCGTGTGGAGCGAAATCATCCTCGCCAATTTACGGAAGGCCGCGTGA
- a CDS encoding GH1 family beta-glucosidase, with product MAISKDLAARFPNDFLFGVATAAYQIEGAANEDGRKPSIWDAFSKMPGRVYKGHSGDVACDHYHRWESDLDLIRSLGVDAYRFSIAWPRILPDGRGQVNEKGLDFYDRLIDGMVARGLKVFPTLYHWDLPLTLAGYGGWTARNTAEAFAEYAEIVVRRLGDRMDALATINEPWCICHLSHLYGVHAPGEKSPAAFAAAIHTLNLAHGLGVEAARSVRPDLPMGIVINAHSVYPASGSPVDQGAAERAFEFHNGLFFSPLFEGSYPAEVLEAYGEMMPIEDGDLQTINQPLDWWGLNYYTPLRVKDDGSADTLYPRAEVVPPKPGPDLTDIGWEIYETGLSDLMKGLYERYSLPPMFITENGACYNDEPVDGAIGDTRRIDYLDKHFRAVADARDAGVPVKGYFLWSLMDNYEWAEGYKMRFGIVHVDYDTQVRTLKDSALWYRNLISEHVSAR from the coding sequence ATGGCAATATCCAAAGACTTGGCAGCGCGTTTTCCCAATGACTTTCTGTTCGGCGTTGCAACCGCTGCCTACCAGATCGAGGGAGCTGCCAATGAAGACGGACGCAAGCCAAGCATCTGGGACGCGTTTTCAAAGATGCCGGGCCGGGTCTACAAGGGGCATTCGGGGGATGTGGCATGCGACCATTATCACCGTTGGGAAAGCGACCTCGACCTGATCCGGTCACTGGGCGTCGATGCCTACCGGTTTTCGATCGCCTGGCCTCGCATCCTGCCTGACGGACGCGGCCAGGTGAACGAAAAGGGCCTCGATTTTTATGATCGCCTGATCGACGGGATGGTTGCGCGTGGCCTCAAGGTTTTTCCAACGCTCTACCACTGGGACCTGCCACTGACGCTTGCCGGTTACGGCGGCTGGACCGCTCGCAACACGGCAGAAGCATTTGCTGAGTATGCCGAGATCGTTGTTAGACGGTTGGGCGACCGCATGGACGCTCTGGCAACGATCAACGAACCCTGGTGCATTTGTCACTTGAGCCACCTTTATGGCGTCCATGCACCTGGTGAAAAGAGCCCGGCAGCTTTTGCTGCTGCTATTCACACATTGAACCTTGCACACGGACTTGGTGTAGAGGCCGCAAGGTCGGTGCGTCCGGACCTGCCCATGGGTATCGTAATCAATGCTCATTCCGTTTATCCGGCAAGCGGGTCGCCAGTCGATCAAGGCGCTGCTGAACGTGCCTTTGAATTCCACAACGGTCTTTTCTTTTCGCCGCTTTTTGAAGGGTCTTATCCCGCTGAGGTGCTCGAAGCCTATGGCGAGATGATGCCGATTGAAGACGGCGATTTGCAAACCATCAATCAACCTCTCGATTGGTGGGGCCTGAATTACTATACGCCGCTGCGGGTCAAAGATGATGGCTCAGCTGACACCCTTTATCCGCGAGCTGAAGTCGTTCCACCAAAGCCCGGTCCTGACCTGACCGACATCGGCTGGGAAATCTACGAGACCGGCCTGTCCGACCTGATGAAGGGTCTATATGAACGCTATAGCCTGCCGCCGATGTTCATCACCGAAAACGGCGCGTGTTACAACGATGAACCGGTGGATGGGGCCATAGGCGACACACGTCGGATTGACTATCTGGACAAGCATTTTCGCGCCGTTGCTGACGCCAGGGACGCCGGTGTGCCGGTCAAGGGGTATTTTCTCTGGAGTCTGATGGACAACTACGAATGGGCAGAAGGCTATAAGATGCGCTTCGGCATTGTTCATGTCGACTATGACACGCAGGTCCGTACCCTTAAGGACAGCGCCCTTTGGTATCGCAATCTCATTTCAGAGCATGTCAGCGCCCGTTGA
- a CDS encoding DUF2461 domain-containing protein, with product MTEPGFQKETFLFLKALAANNSKDWFDANKSDYQRHVKKPADAFRPAMNNALQTLTGHEMTSKQFRINRDLRFSKDKTPYNTHIRMAFWPVGAPFEGRDAQPPSFFLSIEADTIRFGTGCMAFSKPVLGAYLTLLEKGAGESISKLLALARSDGFEVSEPDLVNPPRGFPKDHAYSDLARHKGITLWKDLPDPGCLQGDSAVTALTHAWKPALSFWQYFADLQERT from the coding sequence ATGACCGAGCCCGGATTTCAGAAGGAAACTTTCTTGTTTTTGAAAGCCCTTGCCGCCAACAACAGCAAAGACTGGTTTGACGCCAACAAGTCGGACTATCAACGCCATGTCAAAAAGCCGGCCGATGCCTTTCGCCCAGCCATGAACAACGCTCTGCAAACGCTGACAGGCCATGAGATGACGTCCAAGCAGTTCCGGATCAATCGGGATCTGCGCTTCTCAAAGGACAAGACGCCCTATAACACCCACATCCGGATGGCTTTCTGGCCCGTTGGCGCTCCCTTTGAGGGAAGAGACGCGCAACCCCCGAGCTTTTTCCTGTCAATCGAGGCGGACACCATTCGCTTCGGCACAGGATGCATGGCCTTCTCCAAACCCGTTCTCGGAGCGTATCTGACATTGCTGGAAAAGGGGGCTGGTGAGAGCATTTCAAAGCTTCTCGCGCTTGCGCGATCCGATGGTTTCGAGGTCTCCGAACCGGATCTGGTAAATCCACCACGTGGATTTCCAAAGGATCACGCCTATTCCGACCTTGCCCGGCACAAGGGGATTACCCTCTGGAAAGATCTTCCGGACCCGGGCTGTCTGCAGGGCGACAGCGCCGTAACAGCACTCACCCATGCATGGAAACCTGCTTTGTCCTTCTGGCAATATTTCGCCGATCTGCAGGAAAGAACTTGA
- a CDS encoding TfoX/Sxy family protein, which produces MSELMETVLLERIRTFIPDKAVEQKRMFGGTCFMVNGNMLVCASKRGLMARVGKEQETAALARPHASPCRPAGRPMPGFIRIEPDGIESDGDLKDWIEMARAYVCALPPKAVKPRKRKSERAI; this is translated from the coding sequence ATGTCCGAACTTATGGAAACCGTGCTTCTAGAGCGCATCCGCACCTTTATTCCAGACAAGGCCGTTGAGCAAAAACGCATGTTTGGCGGCACATGCTTCATGGTCAACGGCAACATGCTGGTCTGCGCCTCAAAACGCGGTCTGATGGCCCGCGTCGGCAAGGAACAGGAAACGGCTGCTCTTGCCAGACCGCATGCGTCGCCCTGCAGACCCGCAGGCCGTCCCATGCCCGGGTTCATCCGCATCGAACCTGATGGCATTGAAAGCGATGGCGATTTGAAAGACTGGATCGAGATGGCACGTGCTTATGTCTGTGCTCTGCCACCCAAGGCGGTAAAACCCAGGAAACGCAAATCTGAGAGGGCGATTTGA
- a CDS encoding dihydrofolate reductase: MVLPELVLVAAVARNGIIGSEGDMPWKVSSDLKRFKKMTMGKPVVLGRKTFLSFGGRPLPGRPHVVVSRDPDYSPAGAEAVTSFQTALQRAEELANDLQAEEIMCIGGGQIYAQAMPQADRLEITEIQSDPDGDTSFPEIDPSIWEVTCREPGQKGEKDSADFIYVTYRRKAAS, encoded by the coding sequence TTGGTCTTGCCTGAGCTCGTTCTTGTCGCAGCAGTTGCCAGAAACGGAATTATCGGTTCAGAAGGCGACATGCCCTGGAAGGTGTCGAGCGACCTGAAGCGCTTCAAGAAAATGACAATGGGTAAGCCTGTTGTTCTTGGCCGCAAGACATTCCTGTCCTTTGGAGGACGGCCATTGCCCGGTCGCCCTCATGTGGTGGTTTCGCGAGATCCGGACTATTCGCCAGCCGGAGCCGAGGCTGTAACGTCGTTTCAGACGGCCCTGCAGCGGGCCGAAGAGCTTGCAAACGATCTTCAAGCTGAGGAAATCATGTGTATTGGCGGGGGGCAGATCTATGCCCAGGCGATGCCCCAGGCAGACCGGCTTGAGATAACCGAAATCCAGTCGGACCCTGACGGAGATACAAGCTTTCCGGAAATCGACCCGTCCATCTGGGAAGTAACCTGCCGCGAGCCTGGACAGAAAGGCGAAAAAGACAGCGCGGATTTCATTTATGTGACGTACCGCCGCAAGGCGGCATCCTGA
- a CDS encoding GNAT family N-acetyltransferase codes for MTLAENLDARWASFEEMDKYEVYALLRLRQDIFILEQASFYADIDGKDPELLHYLVKDRDTGTLVGAIRLSSDTELVEARIGRVVVASEGRGTGLGRKMMLAGVKKARELVPACKIHVSAQAHLEAFYGSLGFQTVSDEYDEDGIAHVDMVHLP; via the coding sequence ATGACATTGGCTGAAAATCTCGATGCGCGCTGGGCGTCCTTTGAAGAGATGGACAAATACGAAGTCTATGCGCTTTTGCGGCTGCGTCAGGATATCTTCATTCTGGAGCAGGCGTCATTTTATGCCGATATTGACGGTAAAGACCCCGAATTGCTGCATTATCTGGTGAAAGATCGCGACACTGGCACCCTGGTGGGTGCCATACGGCTTTCTTCAGACACTGAGCTTGTCGAGGCGCGCATCGGGCGGGTTGTTGTTGCATCTGAGGGGCGCGGAACAGGCCTTGGGCGCAAGATGATGCTGGCAGGTGTCAAAAAGGCGCGAGAACTGGTTCCGGCGTGCAAGATCCACGTTTCCGCACAAGCACACCTGGAGGCTTTTTACGGGTCGCTGGGATTTCAGACCGTGTCGGACGAGTATGATGAAGACGGCATTGCACATGTCGATATGGTCCACCTTCCCTGA
- the hflK gene encoding FtsH protease activity modulator HflK: MPWSNQSGGGGPWKGGGNNGGPWGSGGGGGGNNNGPWGGGPNRGGGGNPPDLEELLKRTQDRMKTVLPGGGGGSLGFLGVLIVAGIVAIVWLATGFYVVDEGEVGVELVLGEVADQTPPGLNYNWPYPVGEVYTPKVELQRETTVGTEESVSSSGVVRARDVQEESLMLTGDENIVDVGFKVLWRIKNTREGITDFLFNVQEPDGTVKAVAESAMREVVGASNIDSILTENRVSIQNDVATLMQTTLDSYNAGVEIAEVQMQRVDPPAQVIESFRDVQAARADQERIRNEAEAYANRIVPEARGEAARVLEGANGYRDQTIAEATGQSQRFSKIYEQYIKAPDVTRERLYLETLEKVLGANNKIIIDNETSGSGVLPFLPLNDLNGRGNAPTARTGGN; encoded by the coding sequence ATGCCTTGGAGCAATCAGTCAGGTGGCGGCGGCCCCTGGAAAGGCGGCGGCAACAACGGCGGCCCTTGGGGCAGCGGTGGTGGCGGCGGCGGTAACAACAACGGTCCGTGGGGCGGTGGCCCGAACCGGGGCGGAGGCGGTAATCCGCCAGACCTGGAAGAACTTTTGAAGCGTACCCAGGACCGCATGAAAACCGTTCTGCCGGGCGGCGGCGGTGGCAGCCTCGGTTTTCTTGGCGTGTTGATTGTTGCAGGTATTGTCGCGATCGTCTGGCTCGCAACCGGTTTCTACGTCGTTGACGAAGGTGAAGTCGGTGTTGAGCTCGTGCTCGGTGAAGTTGCCGACCAGACGCCCCCGGGCCTGAACTACAACTGGCCATATCCGGTTGGTGAAGTTTATACGCCGAAGGTTGAGCTGCAGCGTGAAACCACGGTCGGAACCGAGGAAAGCGTTTCCAGCTCCGGTGTTGTGCGCGCACGCGACGTTCAGGAAGAAAGCCTGATGCTGACCGGCGACGAAAACATCGTCGACGTAGGCTTCAAGGTCCTGTGGCGTATCAAGAATACGCGGGAAGGCATCACCGACTTCCTGTTTAACGTTCAGGAGCCGGATGGAACCGTGAAGGCGGTTGCAGAGAGCGCCATGCGTGAAGTCGTCGGCGCTTCCAATATTGACTCGATCCTGACTGAAAATCGTGTGTCCATTCAGAACGACGTTGCGACTTTGATGCAAACTACGCTGGACAGCTACAACGCTGGTGTCGAGATTGCTGAAGTCCAGATGCAGCGTGTTGACCCGCCTGCGCAGGTCATTGAATCGTTCCGTGACGTTCAGGCGGCTCGCGCCGACCAGGAGCGTATCCGAAACGAAGCTGAAGCCTATGCAAACCGGATTGTGCCGGAAGCGCGTGGTGAAGCTGCACGTGTTCTTGAAGGTGCCAACGGCTACCGGGATCAGACAATCGCCGAGGCGACCGGTCAGTCTCAGCGTTTCAGCAAGATCTACGAGCAGTATATCAAGGCTCCGGATGTGACACGTGAACGTCTTTATCTCGAAACTCTGGAAAAGGTTTTGGGAGCCAACAACAAGATCATCATCGACAACGAAACATCCGGCTCCGGTGTCCTGCCGTTCCTGCCGCTCAATGACCTGAACGGCCGCGGCAATGCGCCGACCGCTCGGACAGGAGGGAACTGA
- the hflC gene encoding protease modulator HflC, whose translation MRSGLLALLLIVVAVGAYMSVFIVNPTQQALVLQFGKIVDEPRTEPGFYFKIPFVQNVVYLDKRVLNLNMPPLEPISSDKKRLVVDAFARYKISNPVLFYQRVQTVLTANRRLSTLLQSSLRSQLGRTSFVALVRDDRSGTMEAIRRDVSANAEELGIEVIDVKIRRADLPDANSQAIYARMQTERQREATEIRAQGEEVARRIRSRADRDATVLVAEANRDSEIIRGDGDAERNRIFAEAFGADPEFFAFYRSMQAYEAGLRSGDTSLVLSPDSSFFRFFKDPTGVNAPNSDNDNGGSGISTGAPSLAAQ comes from the coding sequence ATGCGTAGTGGATTGCTTGCCCTTCTTCTGATCGTAGTCGCCGTTGGCGCTTACATGTCAGTCTTCATCGTCAATCCGACCCAGCAGGCATTGGTATTGCAGTTCGGTAAGATTGTGGATGAACCGAGAACCGAACCCGGTTTCTACTTCAAGATCCCGTTCGTCCAGAATGTTGTTTATCTGGACAAGCGTGTGCTGAACCTCAACATGCCGCCACTGGAGCCGATTTCTTCGGACAAGAAGCGGTTGGTTGTGGACGCCTTCGCGCGTTACAAGATCTCCAATCCGGTGCTGTTCTATCAACGTGTTCAGACTGTTCTGACTGCTAACCGGCGCCTGTCGACGCTTCTGCAATCGTCGCTTCGTTCACAGTTGGGCCGCACGAGCTTTGTCGCACTGGTTCGTGACGACCGCTCAGGAACCATGGAAGCCATTCGCCGGGATGTGAGTGCAAATGCTGAGGAACTTGGCATCGAGGTGATCGATGTGAAGATCCGCCGTGCCGATCTTCCCGATGCGAACTCTCAGGCCATCTATGCCCGAATGCAGACGGAACGTCAGCGTGAAGCCACTGAAATCCGCGCGCAGGGTGAAGAAGTCGCCCGCCGTATCCGGTCCCGTGCGGATCGTGATGCGACGGTTCTTGTCGCTGAGGCGAACAGGGATTCAGAGATCATTCGCGGTGATGGTGATGCGGAACGGAACCGGATCTTCGCAGAAGCGTTCGGCGCTGACCCTGAGTTCTTTGCCTTCTACCGGTCCATGCAGGCCTATGAAGCAGGGTTGCGGTCCGGGGATACAAGCCTGGTCTTGTCACCCGATTCCAGTTTCTTCCGCTTCTTTAAGGATCCAACTGGTGTGAACGCGCCGAATTCGGACAATGACAACGGCGGGTCGGGCATCTCTACTGGTGCACCGTCACTCGCCGCGCAATGA
- a CDS encoding DUF2065 domain-containing protein — MNDLVTALGLVLVLEGVLYALVPGGMKSIMRSALETSDQTLRTTGLIVAAIGLFVVWIIRG; from the coding sequence ATGAATGACCTTGTGACGGCGCTTGGTTTGGTGCTGGTTCTGGAAGGTGTGCTCTATGCTCTGGTGCCCGGTGGCATGAAGAGCATCATGCGAAGTGCGCTTGAAACCTCAGACCAGACTTTGCGCACCACAGGCCTGATCGTGGCCGCCATTGGACTATTTGTTGTGTGGATCATACGCGGATAA